One Thermosphaera aggregans DNA segment encodes these proteins:
- a CDS encoding aspartate aminotransferase family protein → MELKPSVLSEEEIRELLTTIDEITVKEAKKVNLTSLEETVLVKGEPGGSIVYDLKGRRIIDMTSQAWTLNVGYSHPDVVYAAAFQASVLNHVRYGFPTIPRLKLLLKLKEIYGFERVALNTQGGGWSIEVALKLAMINKPGADTFLVAWRSYHGNSLALTTASHPLPGLIRYKLFGEEKFVRYPYPYCYRCPFKMKYPECAADPCLSFVEKTIKYATKGVNSIGALLIEPVQGPGGVVPAPPEFLKGIIELGGKYGFYIIFDEAQTANGRVGAWSVAHIHNVKPDMMTLTKGLGGGFPVGATLAKEGIKGLSYPEEHTTFGGNPVPYAAALVNLLVIEKLNLVERARIMGDYALKRLLDMKERFDLIGDVRGYGLYLGIDLVKNRTTREPALEEAEEVVKKAFEKGALYALDMPDIIGDEVTMRNVIKVRPPLVIKKEELDEALNILEEALIEVSEEYGYAFTKA, encoded by the coding sequence TTGGAGCTTAAACCCTCAGTTCTATCTGAAGAAGAAATTAGAGAGCTTCTCACAACCATCGACGAGATCACAGTCAAGGAGGCTAAGAAGGTTAATTTAACATCTCTCGAGGAAACAGTCCTTGTCAAGGGTGAGCCGGGCGGGTCAATCGTTTATGATTTGAAAGGGAGAAGGATAATTGACATGACTTCTCAAGCCTGGACTCTTAACGTAGGCTACTCTCACCCTGATGTGGTTTATGCAGCAGCTTTTCAAGCCAGCGTGTTAAACCATGTAAGATATGGTTTTCCAACTATTCCAAGGTTGAAACTTTTGCTGAAACTCAAGGAGATATATGGTTTTGAAAGGGTTGCGTTGAACACGCAGGGCGGGGGCTGGAGCATAGAGGTAGCATTGAAGCTGGCAATGATTAACAAGCCAGGGGCAGATACATTTCTCGTAGCTTGGAGGAGCTATCACGGAAACAGCCTCGCGCTCACAACAGCTTCCCACCCGCTTCCAGGTTTAATCCGGTACAAGCTGTTCGGGGAGGAAAAATTTGTCAGATATCCCTACCCCTACTGCTACAGGTGTCCCTTCAAGATGAAATACCCTGAGTGTGCTGCAGACCCGTGTTTAAGCTTTGTTGAGAAAACGATAAAGTATGCTACTAAAGGAGTTAATTCTATCGGAGCCCTACTTATAGAGCCAGTTCAAGGGCCTGGAGGGGTTGTACCAGCCCCGCCTGAATTTCTCAAGGGAATTATCGAACTAGGCGGGAAATACGGATTCTACATTATCTTCGACGAGGCGCAGACAGCTAATGGAAGAGTGGGAGCTTGGAGCGTTGCACATATTCACAATGTTAAACCGGACATGATGACGTTGACTAAAGGTCTGGGCGGCGGGTTCCCTGTGGGAGCAACTCTTGCTAAGGAGGGAATCAAGGGTTTAAGCTATCCTGAGGAGCATACAACATTCGGTGGTAACCCGGTCCCATATGCAGCGGCACTTGTAAATCTTCTTGTTATTGAAAAGTTAAACCTTGTTGAAAGAGCGAGGATTATGGGCGATTATGCTTTGAAGAGGTTGCTTGATATGAAGGAGAGGTTTGATCTTATCGGTGATGTGAGAGGTTATGGACTATATCTCGGGATAGACCTGGTTAAGAACAGGACTACCAGGGAACCTGCCTTAGAAGAGGCTGAAGAAGTTGTTAAGAAGGCGTTTGAGAAGGGAGCACTCTACGCTCTTGACATGCCAGATATTATTGGCGATGAAGTAACCATGAGGAACGTAATAAAGGTCAGGCCGCCATTAGTCATTAAAAAAGAAGAGTTAGATGAAGCCTTAAACATTTTAGAGGAGGCTTTAATAGAGGTAAGCGAAGAATACGGCTATGCTTTCACCAAAGCATAG
- the galT gene encoding galactose-1-phosphate uridylyltransferase: protein MHELRWNPLIRQWIIVAAHRAVRPWRLTDKERVSCPFCPGAPELKDLASWDVVVLPNKYPALVPHPGSPAQYGSPLYVSREARGVSEVIVETPMHEGDFHTLTLSHVSKVMKVFKEEFEKLSRLEYIEYVALFRNKGREIGVSLSHPHSQVYALPFIPPRVASELESFKEYYGKHGRCLICDVVSHEQAVRERTVYENEGFMIILPYYAMWPYELHVYPKKHVKAISELSEEDLKLLADAIRVATATYSRLLKKDAPYIMVMHNHPSKGDYHYHFHIEFYQPYRDPEKLKYAAGIEWGYWVFTYDGVPEERVKELRKACDEILEVIGDTFGKCA, encoded by the coding sequence TTGCACGAGCTTAGGTGGAATCCTCTAATACGGCAGTGGATTATTGTCGCGGCTCATCGTGCCGTTAGGCCGTGGAGGCTTACTGATAAGGAAAGAGTCTCATGCCCGTTTTGCCCAGGCGCTCCCGAGCTCAAGGATTTGGCTTCATGGGATGTTGTGGTCTTGCCGAACAAATACCCTGCTCTCGTACCCCATCCGGGAAGTCCAGCTCAATATGGATCTCCCCTATATGTCTCCAGGGAAGCTAGGGGCGTCTCAGAAGTCATAGTTGAGACACCGATGCATGAGGGGGATTTTCACACCTTGACGCTTTCGCATGTTTCGAAGGTGATGAAAGTGTTCAAGGAGGAGTTTGAAAAGCTTTCACGTCTCGAATATATTGAATACGTAGCCTTATTTCGTAATAAAGGAAGGGAGATAGGTGTTTCGCTCTCGCATCCTCATTCTCAAGTTTACGCTCTCCCTTTCATACCTCCTCGAGTAGCAAGCGAATTAGAGTCTTTCAAGGAATATTATGGAAAGCATGGAAGGTGCTTGATCTGCGATGTTGTAAGCCATGAGCAAGCGGTTAGGGAGAGGACGGTTTACGAGAACGAAGGGTTCATGATAATCCTGCCCTACTATGCTATGTGGCCTTACGAGCTACATGTATATCCTAAGAAGCATGTTAAAGCAATAAGCGAGCTTTCCGAAGAGGATTTAAAACTATTAGCCGATGCTATTCGAGTTGCAACCGCTACGTATTCAAGATTGCTCAAGAAGGATGCTCCCTACATTATGGTAATGCATAATCACCCTTCAAAAGGAGACTACCATTACCACTTCCACATAGAGTTTTACCAGCCCTACAGGGATCCTGAAAAGCTAAAGTACGCTGCAGGTATAGAGTGGGGGTATTGGGTCTTCACCTACGATGGTGTCCCGGAGGAAAGGGTTAAAGAGTTGCGCAAAGCCTGTGATGAAATCCTGGAGGTCATTGGTGATACCTTTGGAAAATGTGCGTGA